A genomic stretch from Leptospira licerasiae serovar Varillal str. VAR 010 includes:
- a CDS encoding DUF2834 domain-containing protein: MNLSTFRNLLIALGTVFTAGFLYLVLPPLSQNFDVIAAFLGGFVNPFSSAYALDIIFTWLVLAAWIVYEAKTKGIKNGWIALLLGVVPGVAVGAAYYIYLREKQSRN, translated from the coding sequence ATGAATCTTTCAACATTTAGAAATCTTCTGATCGCTTTAGGCACTGTGTTCACCGCAGGTTTTCTGTATTTAGTGCTTCCACCTTTATCACAAAACTTCGATGTGATTGCTGCGTTTTTAGGAGGATTTGTAAATCCGTTCTCCAGCGCTTATGCTCTGGATATAATTTTTACCTGGCTCGTTCTCGCCGCTTGGATCGTATACGAAGCAAAAACAAAAGGGATCAAAAACGGTTGGATTGCGCTTCTACTCGGCGTAGTTCCTGGCGTAGCTGTTGGGGCAGCCTATTATATTTATCTAAGAGAGAAACAAAGTCGTAACTGA